One Tolypothrix bouteillei VB521301 DNA window includes the following coding sequences:
- a CDS encoding glycosyltransferase family 4 protein: MNSQDLGLTVLLNYQVQSQENSQVLVVRKFFDEMNKFSSLWPGKMRLLIEQDPTKKELLETVTVNPDELPYELQIVSYKNLKPAVLLKKTSIVYSAVGAKHNKISQYCKSAGVPCIYISEYSFKARKQIVNISTKNPILRWRRILWEQNQERKQVNGIKLAEGIQCNGTPTYNEYRKINSNAFLYFDNRVPDRLLAKRQELEERTNDLCEPNRPLRLCFSGRLIKMKGADHLIDIAQELKQLGVRFQMFIFGNGDLKEKMLSEIAASALSDSVKMMGMVSFNTQLLPFVKKNVDLFVCCHRQSDPSCTYLETMSCGVPIIGYDNEAFAGVVQHSKTGWLIEMDRPKALARKIAILDKNRQLIREQSFQALEFAQEHTFEKTYQRRLKHIEETCYNFYGWRQQKRLLVES, encoded by the coding sequence ATGAACTCTCAAGACCTAGGTTTGACCGTATTACTTAACTACCAAGTTCAAAGTCAGGAAAATTCACAAGTGCTCGTGGTTAGAAAGTTTTTCGATGAGATGAATAAATTTTCTAGTCTATGGCCTGGTAAAATGAGACTTCTAATAGAGCAAGATCCAACAAAAAAAGAGTTGCTAGAAACTGTCACTGTTAACCCAGATGAGTTACCTTACGAGTTACAAATCGTCTCTTATAAAAACCTCAAACCTGCTGTTCTTCTAAAAAAGACATCGATTGTATATAGCGCTGTAGGAGCTAAGCATAACAAAATCAGTCAGTATTGCAAATCGGCTGGTGTTCCCTGTATTTATATCTCTGAATACAGCTTCAAAGCTAGAAAACAAATTGTAAATATAAGCACAAAAAATCCAATTCTCCGTTGGCGAAGAATTTTATGGGAGCAAAATCAAGAAAGAAAACAGGTCAATGGCATAAAGTTGGCTGAGGGTATTCAATGTAATGGCACTCCTACTTATAACGAATACCGTAAAATCAATTCTAATGCCTTTCTGTATTTTGATAATCGAGTTCCTGACCGCTTATTAGCAAAGCGTCAAGAGCTTGAAGAAAGAACTAATGACTTGTGTGAACCCAATCGACCTCTACGGCTTTGTTTTTCCGGTCGTCTCATTAAAATGAAAGGTGCTGACCATCTTATAGATATTGCTCAAGAACTCAAGCAATTAGGGGTTCGGTTTCAAATGTTTATTTTTGGTAATGGCGACCTGAAAGAGAAGATGCTGTCTGAAATTGCAGCAAGCGCTCTGAGTGATTCTGTGAAAATGATGGGGATGGTGAGCTTCAATACACAACTGCTTCCTTTTGTCAAAAAAAATGTAGATTTGTTCGTTTGCTGTCACAGACAAAGCGATCCTTCATGTACTTATCTAGAAACAATGTCATGTGGTGTACCAATTATTGGATATGACAATGAAGCTTTTGCAGGAGTTGTACAACATTCTAAAACGGGATGGTTAATTGAGATGGATAGACCAAAAGCATTAGCTCGAAAAATTGCTATCTTAGACAAAAACAGACAATTGATTAGAGAACAGTCTTTTCAAGCTTTAGAGTTTGCTCAAGAACATACGTTTGAGAAAACATATCAAAGACGGCTGAAACATATAGAAGAAACTTGCTACAATTTTTATGGTTGGCGTCAGCAAAAACGCTTGTTAGTTGAATCATAG
- a CDS encoding glycosyltransferase, which produces MQSIGVVVIGRNEGERLHHCLKSAMGENRTVVYVDSGSTDGSVALAQSLDVRVVELDLSVPFTAARARNAGFEHLLQVKPEVEFVQFVDGDCRIVEGWLESAEQILVSQPDVVVVCGRRREEFPHQSIYNLLCDIEWNTPVGEAKACGGDAMMRVSAFKMVGGYNPVLIAGEEPELCVRLRQIGGKILRIDAEMTLHDAQILRFGQWWKRSIRNGHAYAEGAWLHGRSPERHWVRESRRIWFWGLFLPLLAIAGVLPTMGLSVMLLLIAYAFLVYRVYRFTRKRGFSASDAIVYALFCVLDKFPQLQGQIKFHLSRLSKQQSTIVEYKMANG; this is translated from the coding sequence TTGCAATCTATTGGAGTTGTTGTTATCGGGCGCAACGAAGGAGAACGTCTCCATCATTGTTTAAAATCAGCGATGGGCGAAAACCGAACTGTCGTTTACGTTGATTCTGGGTCAACAGATGGTAGCGTGGCACTAGCACAGTCCCTTGATGTTCGTGTAGTGGAACTGGATCTATCTGTTCCCTTTACAGCAGCTCGTGCGAGAAACGCAGGTTTTGAACACTTATTGCAGGTGAAACCAGAGGTAGAATTTGTTCAATTTGTAGATGGAGATTGTCGGATTGTTGAGGGATGGTTGGAAAGCGCCGAACAGATTTTAGTCTCTCAACCAGACGTTGTGGTAGTGTGCGGTCGTCGTCGAGAAGAATTTCCTCACCAATCAATTTACAATCTCCTTTGTGATATTGAATGGAATACTCCCGTAGGTGAAGCTAAAGCTTGTGGGGGTGACGCCATGATGCGAGTCAGTGCATTCAAAATGGTAGGAGGTTACAATCCAGTACTCATAGCAGGAGAAGAACCAGAATTGTGCGTGCGGCTGCGTCAAATAGGTGGTAAAATTTTGCGTATTGATGCAGAAATGACTCTACATGATGCCCAAATTCTACGTTTTGGACAATGGTGGAAGCGTTCAATTCGTAACGGTCATGCTTATGCAGAAGGCGCTTGGCTCCACGGTCGCAGTCCAGAACGGCACTGGGTGAGGGAAAGTCGTAGAATTTGGTTCTGGGGTTTGTTTTTGCCTTTATTGGCGATCGCTGGTGTATTGCCAACCATGGGGCTGAGTGTGATGTTACTTTTAATAGCTTATGCTTTTTTAGTTTACCGCGTGTACCGCTTTACCCGAAAACGGGGCTTTTCAGCATCAGATGCAATTGTTTACGCTCTGTTTTGCGTGTTAGATAAATTCCCACAACTACAAGGTCAAATTAAGTTTCACCTGTCTCGCTTATCCAAGCAGCAGAGCACTATTGTGGAATACAAAATGGCTAATGGCTAA
- a CDS encoding acyltransferase family protein yields MIQATSTMIQATSTKVKQQRLHWVDYAKGIGIFLVVVGHTLRGLVKSSILEESAFIMWVDRWIYAFHMPLFFFISGLFVVRSLSKPFKSFVLDKISVIVYPYFIWSILQNILQILTSRYTNQPVTFTDIWRIIYQPYQQFWFLYTLFIILLAYAIFHKLRISPVIFLAFSVFIYILYCLDISIGPWGILYLVRRYAIYFALGLCFGSSNLLTKINQLKVLPLLLTIVVGYLAIALAVVFKFDENPIAIFIIATIGIAASTALSVLLQNFNTMNFVKQWGIFSLEIYVAHIIAASSARIFLQKMFHISEPIVHLLIGTYVGIYGPIAFSKICSKLGFQYMFKLRSLKA; encoded by the coding sequence ATGATTCAGGCAACATCTACTATGATTCAAGCAACATCTACAAAAGTAAAGCAGCAAAGGCTGCATTGGGTTGATTATGCAAAGGGGATTGGTATATTTTTAGTTGTGGTTGGACATACTCTACGGGGTCTAGTAAAAAGTTCGATTTTGGAAGAGTCCGCATTCATCATGTGGGTCGATCGCTGGATTTATGCTTTTCATATGCCTCTGTTCTTCTTTATCTCTGGGTTGTTTGTAGTGCGATCGCTATCCAAACCTTTCAAAAGTTTTGTCCTTGATAAAATTTCTGTCATTGTTTACCCCTATTTTATATGGTCAATTCTACAAAATATTCTTCAAATCTTGACCTCACGTTATACAAATCAGCCAGTTACATTTACAGATATTTGGAGGATTATCTATCAACCCTATCAGCAATTTTGGTTCCTCTATACTTTATTTATCATTTTGCTAGCCTATGCAATTTTCCATAAGTTAAGAATATCTCCTGTTATTTTTTTAGCTTTTTCTGTCTTTATATACATTTTATATTGCTTGGATATTAGCATTGGTCCTTGGGGTATTTTGTATTTAGTCAGACGCTATGCCATTTACTTTGCTTTAGGGCTTTGCTTTGGTAGCAGTAACTTACTAACAAAAATTAACCAACTTAAGGTTCTTCCTTTACTCTTAACAATAGTAGTTGGATATTTAGCAATCGCGCTAGCAGTTGTGTTCAAATTCGATGAAAATCCTATTGCAATTTTCATCATTGCTACGATCGGTATTGCTGCGTCAACAGCTTTATCTGTTCTCTTACAAAATTTCAATACAATGAATTTTGTAAAACAGTGGGGAATCTTTTCTTTAGAAATTTATGTAGCCCATATTATCGCTGCATCTTCTGCTCGTATTTTTCTTCAGAAAATGTTTCACATTTCAGAACCTATCGTTCATTTACTAATAGGAACATATGTTGGTATTTACGGACCTATCGCCTTCAGTAAAATTTGTTCAAAATTGGGATTTCAATATATGTTTAAGCTCCGTTCTCTAAAAGCTTAA
- a CDS encoding glycosyltransferase, with product MRIAYLTGEYPRATDTFIQREVAGLRELGVEVHTFSIRRTGDEHMVGPEQKSERDRTFYILPPNPIALLLAHLSLFLSSPSRYLRALKLAWATQQPGWRGLIYQLFYFLEAGILAQQIKTKRIEHLHNHLASSSGTVAMIAAELGGFTYSFTLHGPNIFFEPYHWRLDEKIKRALFVCCISHYARSQGMVFAPIDKWNRMHIIHCGIDPTLFDVVTHNQLGKRLLFVGRLAAVKGLPVLLESLAALKDVEPEIVLTVVGDGPDRAQLEKITDELGLTDRVEYVGYKSQAEVRQYLQQTDVFVMSSFAEGIPVVLMEAMAAGVPVVATQIAGVSELVENGVNGYLVPPGDAISLGECIKKLLHAPQLRVTFGTAGRAKVEKDFNIIYEVTRLHCVMNAALQGRIELIRPKLPEKEVSILTTKKEAAISKV from the coding sequence ATGCGGATTGCCTATCTAACTGGTGAGTACCCTAGAGCAACGGATACCTTTATCCAACGTGAAGTTGCTGGTTTGAGAGAACTTGGTGTAGAAGTCCATACCTTTTCCATTCGCCGCACGGGGGATGAGCATATGGTAGGACCGGAACAAAAGAGCGAACGCGATCGCACGTTCTACATCCTTCCCCCCAATCCCATTGCCTTACTCCTGGCGCATCTCAGTCTATTTTTAAGTTCCCCAAGTAGATATTTGCGGGCGTTGAAACTAGCATGGGCTACACAACAACCAGGATGGCGCGGGTTAATCTATCAACTGTTCTACTTTCTGGAAGCCGGCATTCTCGCTCAACAAATTAAGACCAAGCGTATAGAACACCTGCACAATCACTTGGCAAGTTCTAGTGGTACTGTAGCAATGATAGCGGCTGAGTTGGGCGGGTTTACTTACAGCTTTACACTTCACGGTCCAAACATCTTTTTTGAACCCTATCACTGGCGACTTGACGAAAAAATCAAACGAGCGCTGTTTGTATGCTGTATCAGCCATTACGCTCGCTCTCAAGGAATGGTGTTTGCACCTATTGACAAATGGAATCGAATGCATATCATTCATTGCGGTATCGATCCAACTTTATTTGATGTTGTGACTCACAACCAATTGGGAAAACGGCTGCTTTTTGTGGGACGATTGGCGGCGGTCAAAGGGTTGCCCGTTCTTCTAGAAAGCCTTGCTGCTTTAAAAGATGTTGAACCGGAGATCGTGCTAACAGTCGTTGGAGATGGACCAGATCGCGCTCAATTGGAAAAAATAACTGACGAACTGGGATTGACAGATCGTGTCGAATATGTTGGTTATAAGTCCCAAGCAGAAGTACGCCAGTATTTGCAACAGACAGATGTGTTTGTGATGTCTAGCTTTGCAGAGGGTATACCTGTTGTCCTGATGGAAGCCATGGCTGCGGGTGTACCGGTTGTAGCAACGCAAATTGCTGGAGTCAGTGAGTTAGTCGAAAATGGTGTTAACGGCTATCTAGTTCCACCAGGGGATGCAATCTCCCTAGGAGAGTGTATCAAAAAATTACTCCATGCTCCTCAACTCCGAGTTACATTTGGCACGGCGGGTAGAGCAAAAGTTGAAAAAGACTTTAACATTATCTATGAAGTTACACGGCTGCATTGTGTCATGAATGCAGCACTACAAGGACGTATCGAGCTTATTCGTCCGAAGCTACCAGAAAAAGAGGTTTCGATTTTAACAACCAAAAAAGAAGCTGCTATCAGCAAAGTGTAA
- a CDS encoding Gfo/Idh/MocA family protein, giving the protein MATKLKSAVIGTGAISKEHLKFLSECDRAHLAGVCDLSNAAARYAARRFGADSIYTDYRQMLDEVKPDVVHILTPPNTHKRIAKDCLEANVHVFCEKPITPTYDEFKELWAFSQSQNRWLIENQNYCFNEQILAIKQLVDDGTIGEVQEVEVRVAVDVRSGGPFADENLPNPIHKLPAGVVHDFITHLCSLVVRFIPDFDRVSAAWSNHGGGDLFKYDDLDAIVIGGSKHARIRFTCHALPQCFFITVRGSKGYAETDLFQPYLRCVVPRGGKLLSPLINHFVNGWELMGASMTNFRRKVMQKTPYEGLHRLLDKTYTALADGETPPITFEDMERTNRLVQLLLLEANQI; this is encoded by the coding sequence ATGGCAACAAAACTCAAATCAGCCGTAATTGGTACGGGGGCAATTTCTAAAGAGCATTTAAAGTTTCTGTCTGAGTGCGATCGCGCTCATCTGGCTGGTGTGTGTGACCTTTCAAATGCTGCTGCTAGATATGCAGCACGACGGTTCGGTGCAGACTCGATCTACACTGACTACCGCCAAATGTTAGATGAGGTGAAGCCTGATGTTGTTCACATTTTGACTCCTCCTAACACCCACAAGCGGATTGCCAAGGATTGTTTGGAAGCTAACGTACACGTCTTTTGTGAGAAACCAATTACACCAACCTATGATGAATTCAAAGAACTTTGGGCATTCTCGCAGTCTCAAAATCGTTGGCTAATTGAAAATCAGAACTACTGCTTCAACGAACAAATCCTTGCCATTAAACAATTAGTTGATGATGGTACTATTGGTGAAGTGCAGGAAGTTGAAGTTCGCGTAGCAGTTGATGTTCGCAGTGGTGGACCGTTTGCAGATGAAAATCTGCCCAATCCCATTCACAAACTTCCCGCAGGCGTTGTTCATGATTTTATTACACACTTGTGCTCCTTAGTGGTGCGCTTTATTCCGGATTTTGACCGCGTCAGTGCGGCTTGGAGCAATCACGGTGGTGGAGATTTATTTAAGTACGATGACTTGGATGCGATCGTGATTGGAGGCTCAAAACACGCTCGGATTCGATTCACCTGTCACGCGTTACCCCAATGTTTCTTTATCACAGTACGTGGTTCAAAAGGTTACGCGGAAACAGATTTATTTCAACCTTACCTTCGCTGTGTTGTACCTCGTGGTGGTAAACTCCTCTCGCCGTTAATAAACCATTTTGTTAATGGATGGGAGTTGATGGGAGCATCAATGACTAACTTCCGCCGCAAGGTGATGCAAAAAACTCCCTATGAAGGTCTGCACCGTCTTTTAGATAAAACTTATACAGCATTAGCCGATGGTGAAACGCCACCAATTACTTTTGAAGACATGGAACGAACAAACCGTTTAGTGCAATTATTACTTCTGGAGGCAAATCAAATATGA
- a CDS encoding glycosyltransferase, translated as MNEQPLVSILINNYNYAQFLRKSIDSALNQGYSLIEVVVVDDGSTDNSKDVIKSYENQIVSVLKQNGGQASAFNAGFKASKGDIICFLDADDYFHLNKVSQIVELFQKNPELGWIFHELDDVNANGHSLEFRADRSIHKFSLVDFRKKMLEGGNLPYLPATSGLCFKRNVLEQILPMPEQILISADNFLRLATISKSPGLLSPDKVAVHRIHGANLFEFRKDYEYINAATNIKTCYYLRKCFPETKSYTNRLYAHAVGRLIGKTNLTKVLQIPEFKEYIKDYFSLEFGIVGGSRIFYNYLKSILINFKFLLGRKSSV; from the coding sequence ATGAACGAACAACCGTTGGTTAGCATTCTCATTAATAACTATAACTATGCACAATTTTTACGCAAATCAATTGACAGTGCTTTAAATCAAGGATATTCTCTTATAGAAGTTGTTGTAGTTGATGATGGTTCTACAGATAACTCTAAGGACGTTATCAAGAGTTATGAAAATCAGATTGTTTCTGTCTTGAAGCAGAATGGAGGGCAAGCGTCCGCTTTTAATGCAGGTTTTAAAGCTAGTAAAGGAGATATCATCTGTTTTCTTGATGCTGATGACTACTTTCATCTAAATAAAGTCAGTCAAATAGTTGAACTTTTCCAAAAAAATCCTGAATTAGGTTGGATTTTTCACGAACTAGATGATGTGAATGCAAACGGACATTCTTTAGAATTTCGAGCCGATCGAAGCATTCACAAGTTTTCATTGGTTGATTTCCGTAAAAAGATGCTTGAGGGAGGTAACCTACCCTATCTTCCAGCGACTAGCGGGTTATGTTTCAAACGAAACGTACTAGAGCAAATATTACCAATGCCAGAACAAATTTTAATTTCTGCAGATAATTTTTTACGATTAGCAACAATTTCTAAGTCACCCGGTCTGTTATCTCCTGATAAAGTAGCCGTTCATCGTATTCATGGAGCGAATTTATTTGAATTTAGAAAGGATTACGAATACATCAACGCAGCAACGAATATCAAAACATGTTATTACCTAAGAAAGTGTTTTCCTGAAACTAAATCTTACACTAATAGACTTTATGCTCACGCAGTTGGAAGACTTATTGGGAAAACAAATCTAACTAAGGTTTTACAAATACCTGAATTTAAAGAATACATCAAAGATTACTTTTCTTTGGAATTTGGAATTGTGGGAGGTTCTAGAATCTTTTATAACTACTTGAAAAGTATCTTAATAAATTTTAAATTTTTATTAGGTCGTAAAAGTAGTGTTTAA
- a CDS encoding O-antigen ligase family protein — MKKFLENAEIFFAILGLTFFSGVLGIGAMGDVLPSAVATSIRYIVWVASTLLIFIYWKKSLIAASRDVLLCLLTVLSLLSFAWSEFPDFTLSNAKEIFMMTSFGLYLATRFTLREQVQLIAFTLLLGAFFSIFFAIVFPSIAIHGFDHPGAWRGVYGYKNTLGSMMVLSSLAFFSLPKDSSILYKWFGFSLSIVLMLLSTSKTSLVLSFLLILVMLFYKNFRWQGKISVIFVDIGVLVLGCLSLVIFSYWVELISGLGKDPTLTGRTPLWATAISRLMERPFFGYGRDAYWAPKSKFAVEAGKAISGWIPPHAHNGFLDVALDIGLVGLSLFLVSFVIAFARALKRAYATKDTEELWPLAFLSFLAMNNMTESFLMRLANLYWVLYIAIAFTGHQKRLKRD; from the coding sequence GTGAAAAAATTTTTAGAAAATGCCGAGATTTTCTTTGCCATATTAGGATTAACTTTTTTCTCAGGTGTATTAGGTATCGGCGCTATGGGTGATGTTCTTCCAAGCGCTGTTGCCACATCTATTAGATATATAGTTTGGGTAGCCTCAACTCTTCTTATTTTTATCTATTGGAAAAAATCTTTGATCGCAGCTAGCCGAGATGTATTACTTTGTCTATTGACAGTTTTATCTTTATTATCATTTGCATGGTCAGAGTTTCCAGATTTTACATTATCTAATGCAAAAGAAATCTTTATGATGACCTCTTTTGGTTTGTACTTAGCTACAAGATTTACCTTAAGAGAGCAGGTGCAACTTATTGCTTTTACTTTATTATTAGGAGCTTTCTTCAGTATATTTTTTGCTATTGTATTTCCTTCCATTGCAATACATGGTTTCGACCACCCAGGAGCATGGAGAGGAGTGTATGGATATAAAAATACACTGGGTAGCATGATGGTTTTAAGCTCACTAGCCTTTTTTTCACTGCCAAAAGATTCTTCAATTTTATATAAATGGTTTGGTTTTAGTTTATCCATAGTTTTGATGTTACTGTCAACATCAAAAACTTCCTTGGTTCTTTCTTTCTTACTTATATTAGTTATGTTATTTTATAAAAATTTTCGTTGGCAGGGAAAAATTAGTGTAATTTTTGTAGACATTGGAGTTCTTGTTCTAGGATGTCTTTCTCTAGTCATTTTTAGTTATTGGGTAGAACTCATTTCTGGCTTGGGCAAAGATCCTACCCTAACCGGACGTACACCTCTATGGGCTACTGCAATATCCCGGTTAATGGAAAGACCGTTTTTTGGATATGGGCGTGATGCCTATTGGGCTCCTAAAAGTAAGTTTGCGGTCGAAGCAGGTAAAGCGATATCAGGATGGATTCCACCCCACGCGCACAATGGATTTCTTGATGTAGCACTTGATATTGGCTTAGTTGGGTTATCCCTTTTTCTAGTAAGTTTTGTTATCGCCTTTGCTCGGGCTTTGAAACGAGCTTACGCCACTAAAGATACAGAAGAACTTTGGCCATTAGCTTTCCTGAGCTTCTTGGCAATGAATAACATGACAGAGAGTTTTTTAATGCGTTTAGCTAATTTATATTGGGTTCTTTACATAGCAATTGCTTTTACCGGACATCAAAAAAGACTGAAAAGAGATTAA
- a CDS encoding NAD-dependent epimerase/dehydratase family protein, translated as MKLLITGASGYLGKYVVAEALRRGHKVRAVVRPASSVNRLAWHDHPSVELVRLDLRRKDGIVEALRGVDAVLHLAVVKDGDFYGRFAGTVIATENLLDAMIQAQVFRLVDISTFSVYDYSSGRAITEETPLESKPLDRDEYAQVKLLQEELVREFEQNYKAQVTYIRPGMIYGRDNLWNTCIGAPLVGNLWLKVGGNAKCPLAYVENCADAIVSAVERNEAIGETLNIIDDNLPTQNVYAKKLAQHLDSLPRTISISWPLMRFLAWIFWTYNQQILKGQARFPGIFIPRVLDARFKPFQYPNTRAKKVLQWQPKYSLDEAIERSCSDMELLDVPSPAPSLQTVGG; from the coding sequence ATGAAACTCTTGATAACAGGAGCATCAGGTTATCTGGGCAAGTATGTTGTTGCGGAAGCCTTGCGACGGGGACATAAAGTGCGTGCAGTTGTACGACCTGCAAGTTCTGTCAATCGCTTGGCTTGGCACGATCATCCATCAGTAGAACTTGTCCGTCTCGATCTGCGGCGAAAGGATGGTATTGTTGAGGCTCTGCGGGGTGTAGATGCAGTCCTCCATTTGGCAGTCGTTAAAGATGGTGACTTTTACGGGCGATTTGCTGGTACAGTTATCGCTACGGAAAACTTGCTTGATGCAATGATTCAAGCCCAAGTCTTCCGGTTAGTTGACATTAGCACCTTCTCGGTGTATGACTACTCATCTGGTAGAGCAATTACCGAAGAGACTCCCCTTGAGAGCAAACCCCTCGATCGCGACGAGTATGCTCAAGTCAAGCTTCTCCAGGAAGAACTTGTACGTGAGTTTGAGCAAAACTATAAAGCACAAGTGACATACATTCGCCCTGGGATGATTTATGGAAGAGATAACCTCTGGAACACTTGTATCGGAGCTCCTTTGGTTGGGAACCTGTGGTTAAAAGTTGGTGGTAATGCAAAATGTCCCTTAGCATATGTAGAAAATTGTGCAGATGCAATTGTCAGCGCTGTAGAACGCAATGAAGCAATTGGAGAAACTCTCAACATCATTGATGACAATTTGCCTACCCAAAATGTTTATGCCAAGAAACTGGCGCAACACTTAGACTCTTTACCGCGCACAATTTCCATTAGTTGGCCTCTCATGCGCTTCTTAGCATGGATTTTCTGGACGTACAACCAACAGATCCTTAAAGGGCAAGCAAGATTCCCTGGTATATTTATTCCCAGAGTGCTGGATGCTCGGTTTAAGCCGTTCCAATATCCCAATACTCGTGCTAAAAAAGTTTTGCAATGGCAACCCAAATATTCTCTTGATGAAGCAATTGAGCGCAGTTGTAGTGATATGGAACTGTTAGATGTACCTTCTCCCGCACCTTCGTTACAAACTGTGGGGGGCTAG
- a CDS encoding oligosaccharide flippase family protein has protein sequence MKSVKKRAIVGAIWTIVGFGGIQVLRFGNNLILTRLLVPEFFGLMALVNTLRVGLELFSDIGIAQSIVNSQRGDEPAFLKTAKTLQAIRGLIIWIVCLILTFPIANFYNDRRLLWLIPLSVIFSVFDGLSAIGLHSLHRRMELGKLNLYELVLQFCYLSTLITLVWLYPNIWTLGFGVALGGLYKMISSYWLVPESPTDFGWEPEAVKEILSFGKWMFISSGLMFAAEQADRLVLGKLLSFQMLGVYTVAYTLATIPREIIRQLSYKVIFPAIANVLDGPRETLRAKILRQRRLMLLGFAVVLASLVTVGDLVIAVLYDDRYAEATWMMPILCCGIWFSLLFYTISPALLAIGKPLYSAQSNFARFATITFILPVLYSQYGTLGAILVIALSDFPLYIVNLYGLWREKLSCFIQDIQTTVFFIGVLALFLAIRNYLGFGLPIQSLWS, from the coding sequence ATGAAATCTGTAAAAAAGCGAGCTATCGTTGGAGCAATTTGGACAATTGTTGGTTTTGGAGGCATTCAAGTCCTGCGATTCGGCAATAATTTAATTCTAACTCGCCTCCTTGTACCGGAATTTTTTGGTTTAATGGCATTAGTGAATACCTTAAGAGTAGGTCTTGAATTATTCTCAGACATTGGTATTGCTCAAAGTATAGTCAACAGCCAACGGGGAGATGAACCAGCTTTCCTGAAGACTGCAAAAACACTACAAGCAATTCGCGGTTTGATCATCTGGATTGTTTGCTTGATTCTCACTTTTCCCATTGCAAACTTTTACAACGATCGACGCCTTTTATGGTTAATTCCTCTATCTGTGATTTTCTCAGTTTTTGATGGATTGAGTGCTATTGGTTTGCACAGCCTTCACCGACGAATGGAATTGGGTAAGCTCAACCTTTACGAGCTCGTTTTGCAGTTTTGTTATCTTTCCACTTTGATTACCTTAGTCTGGCTTTACCCTAACATCTGGACTTTAGGTTTTGGAGTAGCGCTGGGAGGATTGTACAAAATGATTAGCAGCTACTGGTTAGTACCAGAATCTCCCACTGATTTTGGCTGGGAACCAGAAGCAGTCAAAGAAATTTTGTCTTTCGGTAAATGGATGTTTATTTCATCAGGGTTGATGTTTGCTGCTGAACAAGCAGATCGCCTAGTTTTGGGTAAGCTACTATCGTTTCAAATGTTAGGTGTTTATACAGTCGCTTACACTCTAGCAACCATACCCCGTGAAATCATCAGACAACTCAGTTATAAAGTCATTTTTCCAGCGATCGCTAACGTACTTGATGGACCAAGGGAGACTTTACGAGCTAAAATACTTCGTCAACGACGGCTGATGTTATTAGGTTTTGCAGTTGTATTAGCTTCACTTGTGACTGTCGGCGATCTGGTGATTGCAGTACTGTATGATGACAGGTACGCTGAAGCCACCTGGATGATGCCAATTTTATGCTGTGGTATCTGGTTTTCCCTGCTATTTTATACCATTAGCCCTGCTCTACTAGCAATTGGAAAACCCCTTTACTCAGCCCAAAGCAACTTTGCTCGGTTTGCAACAATTACGTTCATCCTACCAGTCTTATATTCTCAATATGGTACGCTTGGGGCAATTCTCGTTATTGCATTGAGCGATTTCCCTTTATATATAGTTAACCTTTACGGGCTTTGGCGGGAAAAACTTTCTTGTTTTATCCAAGATATTCAAACCACAGTCTTTTTTATTGGTGTCTTAGCTCTATTTTTAGCAATTCGCAATTATTTAGGTTTCGGGTTACCGATTCAGTCACTTTGGAGTTGA